The Pseudomonas sp. FP2309 genome has a window encoding:
- a CDS encoding molybdopterin-synthase adenylyltransferase MoeB produces MLTDQELLRYSRQILLQHVDIDGQLRLKNARALIVGLGGLGAPVALYLAAAGVGELHLADFDTVDLTNLQRQIIHDTDSIGQTKVDSALRRLTAINPDITFIPHRTALDADSLAAAVQAVDVVLDCSDNFSTREAVNAACVATATPLISGAAIRLEGQLSVFDPRRADSPCYHCLYGHGSDAELTCSEAGVVGPLVGLVGSLQALEALKLLAGFGEPLVGRLLLIDALTTRFRELRVKRDPGCSVCGTQHG; encoded by the coding sequence GTGCTGACCGATCAGGAGCTGTTGCGCTATAGCCGACAGATTCTGTTGCAGCATGTCGACATCGACGGCCAATTACGCCTGAAAAACGCTCGCGCATTGATCGTTGGCCTGGGTGGTCTGGGCGCGCCGGTTGCGTTGTATCTGGCTGCTGCCGGGGTGGGCGAGTTGCATTTGGCCGATTTCGACACCGTCGACCTGACCAACCTGCAACGCCAGATCATCCATGACACCGACAGCATCGGGCAGACCAAGGTCGATTCGGCCCTGCGCCGCCTGACGGCGATCAACCCCGACATCACCTTTATCCCCCATCGCACCGCGCTGGACGCCGACTCGCTGGCGGCGGCCGTGCAGGCCGTGGACGTGGTGCTCGATTGCAGCGACAACTTTTCCACCCGTGAGGCCGTCAACGCCGCGTGTGTAGCGACCGCCACGCCGTTGATCAGCGGTGCGGCGATTCGCCTTGAGGGGCAATTGTCGGTCTTCGACCCGCGTCGCGCCGACAGCCCGTGTTACCACTGCTTATATGGGCACGGCAGTGACGCGGAACTGACCTGCAGCGAAGCCGGCGTGGTAGGCCCGTTGGTGGGGCTGGTCGGCAGCCTGCAGGCCCTGGAGGCGTTGAAACTGCTGGCAGGTTTCGGTGAGCCGCTGGTGGGGCGCTTGTTGCTGATTGATGCCTTGACCACACGCTTTCGCGAATTGCGCGTCAAGCGCGACCCCGGTTGCAGCGTCTGCGGGACGCAGCATGGTTAA
- the murI gene encoding glutamate racemase produces the protein MVKDAPIGVFDSGVGGLSVLDEIQRLLPHESLLYVADCGHIPYGEKTPAFIRERSRCVAQFLRAQGAKAFVIACNTATVAAVADLRQDYPDWPLVGMEPAVKPAAAATRSGVVGVLATTGTLQSAKFAALLDRFATDVSVITQPCPGLVELIETGDLSSPALRQLLQGYIDPLLSAGCDTIILGCTHYPFLKPLLAQMLPPSIILIDTGAAVARQLKRLLGERDLLADGNPEPARFWTSGDACHLRNILPTLWKHPGVVRSFGA, from the coding sequence ATGGTTAAGGATGCACCGATTGGTGTGTTCGATTCCGGTGTCGGCGGTTTGTCGGTGCTCGATGAAATCCAGCGGCTATTGCCCCACGAATCACTGCTGTATGTCGCCGATTGCGGGCATATCCCTTATGGCGAGAAAACCCCGGCCTTTATTCGTGAGCGTTCGCGTTGCGTCGCGCAGTTTTTGCGTGCCCAAGGCGCCAAGGCATTCGTGATTGCCTGCAACACCGCCACCGTCGCGGCCGTGGCCGATTTGCGCCAGGACTACCCCGACTGGCCCTTGGTGGGCATGGAGCCTGCCGTCAAACCTGCGGCGGCGGCGACCCGCAGTGGCGTGGTCGGGGTGCTGGCCACCACCGGTACCCTGCAAAGCGCCAAATTCGCCGCCTTGCTCGACCGTTTCGCCACCGATGTAAGCGTGATCACCCAGCCGTGCCCTGGACTGGTGGAGCTGATTGAAACCGGCGACCTGAGCAGCCCGGCCCTGCGTCAGTTATTGCAGGGCTACATCGACCCTCTGCTCAGCGCCGGTTGCGACACCATCATTCTCGGTTGCACGCATTATCCTTTCCTCAAGCCGCTCCTGGCGCAGATGCTGCCCCCCAGCATTATTCTTATCGACACTGGCGCCGCCGTGGCCCGTCAGCTCAAGCGTTTGCTCGGCGAACGCGACCTGTTGGCCGATGGCAATCCTGAGCCTGCACGGTTCTGGACCAGCGGTGATGCGTGTCACTTAAGAAATATCCTACCGACACTATGGAAACATCCCGGAGTTGTGCGAAGCTTTGGCGCGTGA
- a CDS encoding acyloxyacyl hydrolase — protein sequence MKRLFCLAAFAAVVVGHSVSAQAAGLEFGVGSTSDSTMTYRLGLTSDWDKSWWQSDVGRLTGYWSGAYTYWDGDERASASSLSFSPVFVYEFAGQSVKPYIEAGIGVAVFSRTKLEDNNIGQAFQFEDRLGFGLRFTGGHEVGIRATHYSNAGISSNNDGVESYSLHYTMPL from the coding sequence ATGAAGCGCTTGTTCTGTTTGGCCGCATTTGCGGCCGTAGTGGTGGGACACTCGGTTTCGGCCCAGGCTGCCGGCCTGGAATTTGGCGTGGGCAGCACCAGCGACTCCACCATGACGTACCGGTTGGGGCTGACGTCCGATTGGGACAAAAGCTGGTGGCAGAGCGATGTGGGCCGGTTGACCGGCTACTGGAGCGGTGCCTACACCTACTGGGATGGGGATGAGCGCGCCAGCGCCAGCAGCCTGTCGTTCTCGCCGGTATTTGTGTATGAGTTTGCCGGGCAGTCGGTCAAACCCTACATTGAGGCCGGGATCGGCGTCGCGGTGTTCTCGCGTACCAAACTGGAAGACAACAACATCGGCCAGGCCTTTCAGTTCGAAGACCGCCTGGGTTTCGGCTTGCGGTTTACCGGCGGACATGAAGTGGGCATTCGCGCCACGCACTATTCCAATGCCGGGATCAGCAGCAACAACGACGGGGTAGAGAGCTACTCGCTGCACTACACCATGCCGTTGTAA
- a CDS encoding YkgJ family cysteine cluster protein → MTNIPHTQITEPAVTCSTCAACCCQLEVMLITDTGVPERYIDTDDWGGEVMLRLDDGWCAALDRDTMMCTIYERRPLICREFEMGAPECLIEREGIATAYR, encoded by the coding sequence ATGACCAATATCCCTCACACTCAAATCACCGAGCCCGCCGTCACCTGTTCAACGTGCGCCGCGTGCTGCTGCCAGCTGGAAGTGATGCTGATCACCGACACTGGCGTGCCGGAGCGCTATATCGATACTGACGATTGGGGCGGCGAAGTGATGCTGCGCCTGGACGACGGCTGGTGCGCGGCGCTGGATCGGGACACGATGATGTGTACGATCTATGAGCGTCGACCGCTGATCTGCCGGGAGTTCGAGATGGGCGCGCCGGAGTGCCTGATCGAGCGCGAAGGGATTGCGACCGCGTATCGCTGA
- a CDS encoding DUF2878 domain-containing protein has protein sequence MLKTLANAALFQCAWFACVLGGDSPWLLVGLAVLAVHLLWISSWADEGLLIISVALAGTLVDTVLRTVGVFQFSEPGPLIPFWLMLLWAVLATTLRHCLAWSARPWWRAALLGAVGGPLSYYAGSQLAGVQFGYALGPTMAGLAVLWAGLFVGLHRLAR, from the coding sequence ATGCTTAAAACCCTGGCCAATGCCGCGCTGTTCCAGTGCGCGTGGTTTGCCTGTGTGCTGGGCGGCGACAGCCCATGGCTGCTGGTCGGGCTGGCCGTACTGGCCGTTCACCTGCTGTGGATAAGTTCGTGGGCCGACGAAGGCCTGCTGATCATCAGCGTCGCGCTGGCAGGCACGCTGGTGGACACGGTGTTGCGTACCGTCGGAGTGTTCCAGTTCAGCGAGCCAGGGCCGTTGATTCCCTTTTGGCTGATGCTGCTGTGGGCCGTACTGGCGACCACATTGCGTCATTGCCTGGCCTGGAGCGCCCGGCCCTGGTGGCGCGCCGCCCTGCTTGGGGCGGTGGGCGGGCCGTTGTCGTATTACGCGGGGAGCCAATTGGCGGGGGTGCAGTTCGGCTATGCCCTGGGCCCGACGATGGCCGGGTTGGCGGTGCTGTGGGCGGGGCTTTTTGTCGGGCTGCACCGCTTGGCACGCTAA
- a CDS encoding cyclopropane-fatty-acyl-phospholipid synthase family protein: MKSPSLSVKANRLNVNGMTTALLRKGVLRQLSQLRHGQLVVIEDGERQVFGAREAHLLGEIQILDPAVWGLVAANGSIGAGEAFIHGYWTSPDLTAVVRVMVSNLDVLDAMEGGLARLARPFTQGLHWLNRNTRKGSQKNIAAHYDLGNDLFEEFLDPTMMYSAAQFLSPDDTLEQAQLNKLERICQKLALKPTDHLLEIGTGWGSMALYAAQHYGCKVTTTTLSKEQFAYTEQRVQALGLQDQVTLLLSDYRDLTGQYDKLVSIEMIEAVGHRFLPTYFKQCAHLLKRDGLMLLQAITIREQRYEQAKNSVDFIQRYIFPGGALPSVQNMLHIVSRDTDMNLLHMEDFGLHYARTLRLWHENFRRAHSRLTELGYDEYFLRLWEFYLCYCEGGFMERTIGTAQLLLAKPSAINPPLLGRFNA, encoded by the coding sequence ATGAAATCCCCTAGCTTATCGGTCAAGGCTAACCGCCTGAACGTCAATGGCATGACCACCGCGCTGCTGCGCAAGGGCGTGCTGCGTCAACTCAGCCAATTGCGCCACGGCCAACTCGTGGTGATCGAGGATGGCGAACGGCAGGTCTTCGGCGCACGGGAAGCGCACCTGCTGGGAGAAATCCAAATCCTCGATCCGGCCGTGTGGGGCCTGGTGGCGGCAAACGGTTCCATCGGCGCCGGCGAGGCATTTATCCACGGCTACTGGACCAGCCCGGACCTGACCGCGGTGGTGCGTGTGATGGTCAGCAACCTGGATGTCCTCGATGCGATGGAAGGTGGCCTGGCGCGCCTGGCGCGGCCGTTCACCCAAGGGCTGCACTGGCTCAACCGCAACACGCGCAAGGGCTCGCAGAAAAACATTGCGGCCCACTACGACCTGGGCAACGACCTGTTCGAAGAATTCCTCGACCCGACCATGATGTACTCGGCGGCGCAATTTCTGTCGCCGGACGACACGCTGGAACAGGCGCAACTGAACAAACTGGAGCGCATCTGCCAGAAGCTTGCGCTAAAGCCCACCGACCACCTGCTGGAAATCGGCACCGGCTGGGGCAGCATGGCGCTGTATGCCGCGCAGCACTATGGCTGCAAGGTCACCACCACGACCTTGTCCAAGGAGCAATTCGCCTACACCGAACAGCGCGTCCAGGCCCTGGGTTTGCAAGACCAGGTCACCTTGCTGCTGAGCGACTATCGCGACCTTACCGGCCAGTACGACAAGCTGGTGTCGATCGAGATGATCGAAGCGGTGGGCCATCGGTTTCTGCCGACCTATTTCAAACAATGCGCGCACCTGCTCAAGCGTGACGGCCTGATGCTGCTGCAAGCCATCACCATTCGTGAACAGCGCTACGAACAGGCCAAAAACAGCGTCGACTTTATCCAGCGCTACATTTTCCCCGGCGGCGCACTGCCCAGCGTGCAGAACATGCTGCACATCGTCAGCCGCGACACCGACATGAACCTGTTGCACATGGAAGACTTCGGCCTGCATTACGCGCGAACGTTGCGTCTGTGGCATGAGAACTTTCGCCGCGCACACAGCCGTCTGACGGAATTGGGCTACGACGAATACTTCCTGCGGCTGTGGGAGTTTTACCTGTGCTACTGCGAAGGCGGCTTCATGGAGCGCACCATCGGCACCGCCCAGTTGTTGCTGGCCAAGCCGTCAGCCATTAACCCTCCGTTGCTCGGGCGCTTCAATGCTTAA
- a CDS encoding DUF1365 domain-containing protein yields MNSALYSGWIAHRRFAPRAHAFRYRIGLLYLDLSEEEQVLGLSPLAGRSRLAPFGFRQQDYLRELTRHGMSLSDAVRQEVGKALGRTPQGVICLLTQARSWGLAFNPVSFFYCFEADGKLAAILCEVTNTPWRERYHYVLPAQPLSADEHQHFAVAKAFHVSPFLPRDLEYRMSFSPPAARLGVHMADWQGEVKVFDATLSLQKHALNRASLHGYLWHFPWMTAKTCLAIYWQALRLLLKRTPIFSHRAADGASRTAVGYTKDRRHEIP; encoded by the coding sequence GTGAACAGCGCCCTGTACAGCGGCTGGATCGCCCATCGCCGGTTTGCGCCCAGGGCCCACGCCTTTCGCTACCGCATCGGCCTGCTGTACCTGGATTTGAGCGAAGAAGAGCAAGTACTCGGGCTGTCGCCCCTGGCCGGACGCAGCCGCCTGGCCCCCTTCGGCTTTCGCCAGCAGGACTACCTGCGTGAATTGACGCGCCACGGCATGAGCTTGAGCGATGCCGTGCGCCAGGAAGTCGGCAAGGCTCTGGGGCGTACACCCCAGGGCGTTATCTGCCTGCTAACCCAGGCCCGCAGTTGGGGCCTGGCTTTTAATCCCGTGAGTTTCTTCTACTGCTTCGAGGCCGACGGAAAACTGGCCGCGATCCTGTGTGAAGTGACCAACACCCCGTGGCGCGAGCGTTATCACTACGTGCTGCCGGCCCAACCCTTGAGCGCCGATGAGCACCAACACTTCGCCGTGGCCAAGGCCTTTCATGTGTCGCCGTTTTTACCCCGCGACCTGGAATACCGCATGAGCTTCAGCCCACCCGCCGCCAGGCTCGGCGTGCACATGGCCGACTGGCAGGGCGAAGTAAAAGTCTTCGACGCCACCCTGAGCCTGCAAAAGCACGCGCTGAACCGCGCCAGCCTGCACGGTTACCTGTGGCATTTCCCGTGGATGACCGCCAAGACCTGCCTGGCGATTTACTGGCAGGCCCTGCGCCTATTGCTCAAACGCACACCGATTTTTTCCCACCGCGCCGCCGATGGCGCCTCTCGCACAGCAGTTGGGTACACCAAGGATCGCCGCCATGAAATCCCCTAG
- a CDS encoding NAD(P)/FAD-dependent oxidoreductase: MKIAIIGSGIAGLTSAYLLSRQHEITLFEAGDRIGGHTHTVDVSVDGKHYTVDTGFIVFNDWTYPNFIRLLGQIGVTFKPTEMSFSVHDENTRFEYNGNNLNSLFAQRRNILSPGFWGMLRDILRFNRQAPLDLQEQRISPEMTLGDYLKAGGYGERFVRHYIVPMGAAIWSMSLADMLGFPLQFFVRFFKNHGLLSVNNRPQWCVIKGGSSRYIEPLTRSFREHIRLNCAVHGVERDADGVVIHSAAGTEAFDKVVFACHSDQALALLGDPSQAEQEILGALPYADNDVVLHTDTRLLPDRKLAWASWNYRLSGATQTQAAVTYDMNILQGIDSETTFCVSLNQTAMINPLKILARYTYAHPQYSLAAVAAQNRWQELAGTRHTFYCGAYWANGFHEDGVVSALRVAQAFGETL, from the coding sequence GTGAAGATCGCCATCATCGGCAGCGGCATCGCCGGGCTGACCAGTGCTTACCTGCTCAGCCGCCAGCACGAAATCACGCTGTTCGAAGCGGGTGACCGCATCGGCGGGCATACCCACACGGTCGACGTCTCGGTTGACGGCAAGCACTACACCGTGGACACCGGTTTTATCGTGTTCAACGACTGGACCTACCCCAACTTCATTCGCCTGCTGGGGCAGATCGGCGTGACGTTCAAGCCCACCGAAATGAGCTTTTCGGTGCATGACGAAAACACCCGGTTCGAGTACAACGGCAACAACCTCAACAGCTTGTTTGCACAGCGGCGCAATATTCTGTCCCCTGGGTTCTGGGGCATGTTGCGCGACATCCTGCGCTTCAACCGTCAGGCGCCGCTGGACCTGCAAGAACAGCGCATAAGCCCCGAGATGACCCTGGGCGATTACCTCAAGGCCGGCGGCTACGGCGAGCGGTTCGTCCGGCACTACATCGTGCCGATGGGCGCGGCGATCTGGTCGATGTCCCTGGCAGACATGCTGGGCTTTCCGTTGCAGTTCTTTGTGCGCTTCTTCAAGAACCACGGGTTGCTCTCGGTGAACAACCGCCCGCAATGGTGCGTGATCAAAGGCGGCTCCAGTCGTTATATCGAACCGCTGACCCGCAGCTTTCGCGAACACATCCGCCTCAATTGCGCGGTACATGGCGTCGAGCGTGATGCAGACGGCGTGGTTATCCACAGCGCAGCCGGCACCGAGGCGTTCGATAAGGTGGTGTTCGCCTGCCACAGCGACCAGGCCCTGGCGCTGTTGGGCGATCCCAGCCAGGCCGAACAGGAGATCCTCGGCGCCCTGCCCTACGCCGACAACGATGTGGTACTGCACACCGACACCCGACTGCTGCCCGACCGCAAACTGGCCTGGGCCAGTTGGAACTATCGCCTGAGCGGCGCCACGCAGACCCAGGCGGCCGTCACCTATGACATGAATATCCTGCAAGGCATCGACAGCGAGACCACGTTTTGTGTGAGCCTCAACCAGACAGCCATGATCAACCCGCTGAAGATCCTGGCGCGCTACACCTACGCCCATCCGCAATACAGCCTGGCCGCGGTGGCCGCGCAGAACCGCTGGCAGGAACTGGCCGGCACTCGTCACACCTTTTATTGCGGAGCCTACTGGGCCAATGGTTTTCATGAGGACGGCGTGGTCAGCGCCTTGCGCGTAGCCCAGGCCTTTGGTGAAACCCTGTGA
- a CDS encoding SDR family oxidoreductase — MNAVQPRRYWLTGASSGIGAALAVELLDSGAHVALSSRTQAPLDALAQRYPGQVLVVAGDLTNSQTVREIGERITQVWGSLDTVILNAGTCEYVDARQFDASIIEHVVRTNLLASSYCIEAALPLLRAGVTPHLVGVASAVTYLPMPRAEAYGASKAGLRYLFESLRIGLSPENIDVTVISPGFVDTPLTERNDFPMPLSWPADKAARHIFAKLDKRPLEIAFPALFIATLWPLSKLPNRAQLIIGKRMLRSQPPKKDDL; from the coding sequence ATGAACGCAGTGCAGCCTCGACGTTATTGGCTGACCGGCGCCAGCAGTGGCATCGGTGCCGCCCTGGCCGTGGAACTGCTCGACAGCGGTGCCCATGTGGCCCTGAGTTCGCGCACCCAGGCGCCGCTGGACGCCCTCGCCCAACGTTATCCCGGCCAGGTGCTGGTGGTGGCCGGCGACCTGACCAACAGCCAGACCGTGCGCGAAATCGGCGAACGTATCACTCAGGTCTGGGGCTCGCTGGACACGGTGATCCTCAATGCCGGCACCTGTGAATACGTTGACGCGCGGCAGTTCGATGCCTCGATCATCGAGCACGTGGTGCGCACCAACCTGCTCGCCAGCAGCTACTGCATCGAGGCGGCCCTGCCGTTGTTGCGCGCCGGGGTTACCCCGCATTTAGTGGGCGTGGCCAGCGCCGTCACGTACCTGCCGATGCCCCGCGCCGAAGCCTATGGGGCGTCCAAGGCAGGTCTGCGGTATCTGTTCGAATCCCTGCGCATCGGCCTGTCGCCGGAGAACATCGACGTCACGGTGATCAGCCCAGGCTTCGTCGACACCCCGCTCACCGAGCGCAATGACTTCCCGATGCCCCTGAGCTGGCCGGCCGATAAAGCCGCACGGCATATCTTCGCCAAGCTGGATAAACGCCCGCTGGAAATCGCCTTCCCGGCGCTGTTCATCGCCACCTTGTGGCCGCTGTCGAAGTTGCCGAACCGCGCCCAACTGATCATCGGCAAACGCATGCTGCGCAGCCAGCCACCGAAAAAGGACGACCTGTGA
- a CDS encoding nuclear transport factor 2 family protein, whose protein sequence is MSDFLRRFAHTFATLDKHNLHLLDSLYSKDITFTDPLHEVHGLTALHAYFESLYSNVSQLRFDFHGFDQVAEGEGYLRWKMSFCHPRLAKGKVIRVEGCSHLMWRDKVYRHRDYFDAGAMLYEHLPVLGRVVSWLKRRVG, encoded by the coding sequence ATGAGTGACTTCCTGCGCCGCTTCGCCCACACCTTTGCCACGCTGGACAAGCACAACCTGCACCTGCTCGACAGCCTGTACAGCAAAGACATCACCTTCACCGACCCACTGCACGAAGTGCACGGTCTGACGGCGCTGCACGCCTACTTTGAATCGCTGTACAGCAACGTCAGCCAATTACGCTTCGACTTTCACGGCTTCGACCAAGTGGCGGAAGGGGAAGGCTACCTGCGCTGGAAAATGAGCTTCTGCCACCCGCGACTGGCCAAGGGCAAGGTCATCAGGGTGGAAGGCTGCTCGCACTTGATGTGGCGCGACAAGGTGTATCGCCACCGTGATTATTTTGATGCCGGCGCCATGCTGTACGAACACCTGCCTGTCCTGGGCCGCGTCGTCAGCTGGTTGAAAAGGAGAGTGGGATGA
- the phrB gene encoding deoxyribodipyrimidine photo-lyase produces the protein MHLIWLRTDLRLHDNTALAAASQRGPVAAVYLITPEQWLAHDDAPCKVDFWLRNLQTLSQALTTLNIPLLIRTAPTWDQAPGVLSQLCRELSVESVHVNEEYGIHESRRDAAVAEAVQDCGVTFHRYLDQLFFQPGSVLTKTGTYFQVFSQFRKVCYARLHSALPPIVATPKAQAVLQLKSDLVPNTVDGFAPPSDTLRALWPAGEDEARRRLDAFADQQISYYKDERDFPAKPGTSQLSAYLAAGVVSPRQCLHAALQANGGEFDSGDVGAITWINELLWREFYKHILVGYPRVSRHRAFRPETEAVAWRDAPKDLAAWQEARTGLPIIDAAMRQLLETGWMHNRLRMVVAMFLTKNLLIDWREGERFFMRHLIDGDLAANNGGWQWSSSTGTDSAPYFRIFSPLSQSEKFDSEGVFIKHWLPELAALNKKEVHNPDAVGGLFGVADYPRAIVDLKKSRERALAAFRSLPSRQEVAEHE, from the coding sequence ATGCACCTGATCTGGCTGCGCACCGACCTGCGCCTTCACGACAACACTGCCCTGGCCGCCGCGAGCCAGCGCGGACCGGTGGCCGCCGTGTACCTGATCACGCCCGAGCAGTGGCTGGCCCACGACGATGCACCGTGCAAAGTGGACTTCTGGCTGCGCAACCTGCAGACGTTGAGCCAGGCGCTGACCACCTTGAACATACCGCTGCTGATCCGCACGGCACCGACCTGGGATCAAGCGCCCGGCGTGCTCAGCCAGCTGTGCCGCGAGCTGTCGGTGGAGTCGGTACACGTCAACGAGGAATACGGCATCCACGAAAGCCGACGCGACGCGGCGGTGGCCGAGGCCGTGCAGGACTGCGGCGTGACCTTCCACCGCTACCTGGACCAACTGTTCTTTCAACCGGGCAGCGTGCTGACCAAAACCGGCACCTACTTCCAGGTGTTCAGCCAGTTCCGCAAGGTCTGTTACGCGCGCCTGCACAGCGCCCTGCCGCCCATTGTCGCCACCCCAAAGGCCCAGGCAGTCCTGCAGTTGAAAAGCGACCTGGTACCGAATACGGTCGATGGTTTCGCCCCGCCCAGCGATACACTGCGTGCCCTCTGGCCCGCCGGCGAAGACGAAGCCCGACGCCGCCTCGACGCGTTCGCCGACCAGCAAATCAGCTACTACAAGGACGAGCGCGACTTCCCTGCCAAGCCCGGCACCAGCCAGCTGTCGGCGTACCTTGCCGCAGGCGTGGTGTCGCCGCGCCAATGCCTGCACGCGGCCTTGCAAGCCAACGGGGGCGAGTTCGACAGTGGCGACGTCGGCGCCATCACCTGGATCAACGAACTGCTCTGGCGCGAGTTCTATAAGCACATTCTGGTGGGCTACCCACGGGTGTCGCGCCACCGTGCGTTCCGCCCCGAGACTGAAGCCGTGGCCTGGCGCGATGCGCCCAAGGACCTGGCAGCCTGGCAAGAAGCCCGCACCGGCCTGCCGATCATCGACGCCGCGATGCGCCAATTGCTGGAAACCGGTTGGATGCACAACCGCCTGCGCATGGTGGTGGCGATGTTCCTCACCAAGAACCTGTTGATCGACTGGCGTGAAGGCGAGCGCTTCTTTATGCGCCACTTGATCGACGGTGACCTGGCGGCCAACAACGGCGGCTGGCAGTGGAGTTCGTCCACCGGCACCGACTCGGCACCGTACTTCCGTATTTTCAGCCCCTTGAGCCAGTCGGAAAAATTCGACAGCGAAGGTGTGTTCATCAAGCACTGGTTGCCGGAACTGGCCGCGCTGAACAAAAAAGAAGTGCACAACCCCGACGCCGTCGGCGGTTTGTTTGGCGTGGCGGACTACCCGCGCGCCATCGTCGACCTGAAAAAATCCCGCGAACGCGCACTGGCCGCGTTCCGCAGCCTGCCGTCGCGTCAGGAGGTGGCCGAGCATGAGTGA
- a CDS encoding MerR family transcriptional regulator encodes MKPALLDEPGEDITQALEDGWLPIREVARQTGVNAVTLRAWERRYGLIVPQRTPKGHRLFSADHVQRIHTILTWLNRGVPVSQVKNLIDSAQASPDDAVESEWHVMRQNLVQAISELAERRVDDAFNQAMALYPPRTLCEQLMLPLIKELELRWQGQFGAQMERVFFLSWLRSKFGARIYHNNRQLHGAPLLLVNQSDLPLEPHLWLSAWLASSADCPVEVFDWPLPTGELALAVEHLQPRAVLLYSSKALNLPALNKLLGGIDCAKLIVGPTVCIHQAELAVLTRDIPALFVAEDPLSAHQLLLQRGLL; translated from the coding sequence ATGAAACCTGCCCTGCTGGACGAACCCGGCGAAGACATCACCCAGGCTCTCGAAGACGGCTGGTTGCCGATCCGCGAGGTGGCGCGACAGACCGGCGTCAATGCCGTGACCCTGCGCGCCTGGGAGCGCCGTTATGGCTTGATCGTGCCCCAGCGCACACCCAAGGGACATCGATTGTTCAGCGCCGACCACGTGCAACGTATCCACACCATCCTCACTTGGCTCAATCGCGGCGTACCGGTCAGCCAGGTGAAAAACCTGATCGACTCCGCCCAGGCGAGCCCCGACGACGCCGTCGAAAGTGAATGGCATGTTATGCGTCAGAATCTGGTGCAAGCCATCAGTGAGTTGGCCGAGCGCCGGGTCGACGATGCCTTTAACCAGGCCATGGCGCTGTACCCGCCGCGCACTCTGTGCGAGCAACTGATGCTGCCGCTGATCAAAGAACTGGAACTGCGTTGGCAGGGCCAGTTTGGCGCACAGATGGAACGGGTGTTTTTCCTGTCCTGGCTGCGCAGCAAGTTCGGCGCACGCATCTACCACAACAATCGCCAGTTGCACGGTGCACCACTGTTGCTGGTCAACCAGTCGGACCTGCCGCTGGAGCCGCACCTGTGGCTCAGCGCCTGGCTGGCCAGCAGCGCCGACTGCCCGGTGGAGGTGTTCGATTGGCCGCTGCCCACCGGCGAACTGGCCCTGGCGGTGGAGCACCTGCAACCACGCGCAGTGCTGCTGTATTCGAGCAAGGCCCTGAACCTCCCCGCGCTGAACAAACTGCTGGGGGGCATCGATTGCGCAAAATTGATCGTCGGACCGACGGTATGCATCCACCAGGCCGAGTTGGCGGTATTAACCCGTGACATCCCCGCATTGTTCGTCGCCGAGGACCCATTGTCGGCCCACCAGTTACTGCTCCAGCGTGGACTTCTGTAA